The following coding sequences are from one Lycium ferocissimum isolate CSIRO_LF1 chromosome 3, AGI_CSIRO_Lferr_CH_V1, whole genome shotgun sequence window:
- the LOC132050862 gene encoding uncharacterized protein LOC132050862: protein MVSHGSGSAMVASVDDAPLPSDNSSSRRGKSKNSRGQNSGTGRKGGSGRGSGSGKITGGRGNSARSSGGQQQWTTGSGGQQQFGHWQWVPQPRWAAPPPCPYPTASWARPPPVPPRQQGILGPPPAQQLYTAAVASPGSYVPTDIESAMHTMTLNPPDQNWYMDTGATSHMTSSDGFSDGEATNAV from the exons ATGGTGTCTCACGGGTCTGGCTCGGCTATGGTGGCCTCGGTCGACGACGCGCCACTCCCCTCGGATAACTCAAGCTCACGCCGAGGGAAATCAAAAAATTCCCGCGGCCAAAATTCTGGAACTGGCCGTAAGGGGGGCTCGGGCCGCGGCTCAGGCAGCGGCAAAATCACCGGTGGCCGCGGTAATTCTGCCCGAAGCAGCGGCGGTCAGCAGCAGTGGACTACCGGCAGTGGCGGTCAGCAGCAGTTTGGCCACTGGCAGTGGGTCCCCCAGCCCCGCTGGGCAGCTCCTCCTCCCTGCCCGTACCCGACAGCCTCTTGGGCTCGTCCGCCGCCAGTCCCGCCACGGCAGCAGGGTATTTTGGGCCCTCCTCCAGCTCAGCAGCTCTACACGGCGGCGGTGGCTTCTCCCGGGTCGTATGTTCCAACCGACATTGAGTCCGCAATGCACACCATGACCTTGAACCCGCCCGACCAaaattggtacatggacaccggaGCCACTTCTCATATGACATCCTCGGACG GATTTTCAGACGGGGAAGCCACTAATGCGGTGTGA